The following are encoded together in the Poseidonibacter lekithochrous genome:
- a CDS encoding DMT family transporter: MNIHQKENINLFFLISVSLLFLSLNSIFCKAALVNNYIDAYSFTFFRLLSASAMLVIIYLFKNKKISISFKQNWISSFMLFLYAVSFSYSYLSIDAGFGTLLLFAVVQIVMLASSFFYKESLSQTKILGLLIAFSGLIYLLYPSESFELSYFHIFLMIISGIAWAVYSILGKNSSDALFNTMDNFIKASFFIILFFFIFIRDEMYFTFEGLIFAILSGSITSALGYVLWYQVLPQIQIVTAGIIQLFVPILAIIVSIIFLDELLTMSLFISTALVSFGVVLSLYSKKKINQNT; this comes from the coding sequence ATGAATATCCATCAAAAAGAAAATATTAATTTATTCTTTTTAATAAGTGTTTCTTTACTATTTTTGAGTTTGAACTCAATCTTTTGTAAAGCAGCATTAGTTAATAACTACATTGATGCATATTCATTTACTTTTTTTAGATTATTATCAGCAAGCGCCATGTTAGTAATAATCTATTTATTTAAAAATAAAAAAATATCAATCTCTTTTAAACAAAATTGGATTAGCTCATTTATGCTATTTTTATATGCAGTTTCTTTCTCCTACTCATATTTAAGCATAGATGCCGGCTTTGGAACACTTCTTCTTTTTGCAGTGGTTCAAATAGTTATGTTAGCTAGTTCATTTTTTTATAAAGAGTCTTTATCCCAAACTAAAATCTTAGGTTTATTAATAGCATTTTCTGGTCTTATATATTTGTTATATCCTAGTGAAAGTTTTGAGTTATCATACTTTCATATTTTCTTAATGATTATTTCTGGAATAGCATGGGCTGTTTATTCAATACTTGGAAAAAACTCTTCAGATGCACTGTTTAATACAATGGATAATTTTATAAAAGCAAGTTTTTTTATAATATTGTTTTTCTTTATATTTATAAGAGATGAGATGTATTTTACTTTTGAAGGTTTAATATTTGCAATTTTATCAGGTAGTATTACTTCTGCTTTAGGATATGTATTGTGGTATCAAGTTTTACCTCAAATTCAAATAGTTACAGCTGGAATAATTCAACTGTTTGTTCCAATATTAGCAATTATTGTAAGTATTATATTCTTAGATGAGTTATTAACTATGAGCCTATTTATCTCAACTGCATTAGTATCTTTTGGTGTAGTTTTGTCTTTGTATTCAAAAAAGAAGATTAATCAAAATACTTAA
- a CDS encoding RraA family protein — protein MDYKKFADFSPCDYAGPLKRESFMDAGMKELWPEIPRVSGPAFTVEMVAGENLALHRAIYEAPVGSIIVAQSNTVDYSVIGGNVTEIAQKRGIAGFVIDGTVRDIGEIKELKMPMFGRGVLPMPGGKKNAVPVNVPITAGGIAVNPGDIIVADEEGIAVIPKDKAEEIYTQTKANVEKDKAMSFEQWATNHKEKIDSFYN, from the coding sequence ATGGATTACAAAAAATTTGCAGATTTTTCACCTTGTGATTATGCAGGGCCATTAAAAAGAGAGAGTTTTATGGATGCTGGAATGAAAGAATTATGGCCAGAAATTCCTAGAGTTTCAGGTCCTGCATTTACTGTTGAAATGGTTGCTGGTGAGAATTTAGCTCTTCATAGAGCAATTTATGAAGCACCTGTAGGCTCTATTATTGTTGCACAATCAAACACAGTTGATTATTCAGTAATAGGTGGAAATGTTACAGAAATTGCCCAAAAAAGAGGAATTGCAGGTTTTGTAATAGATGGAACGGTAAGAGACATAGGTGAAATAAAAGAGTTAAAAATGCCAATGTTTGGAAGAGGTGTTTTACCAATGCCTGGAGGCAAAAAAAATGCAGTACCTGTAAATGTTCCTATTACTGCAGGTGGTATTGCTGTAAATCCTGGTGATATTATTGTTGCAGATGAAGAAGGAATTGCCGTTATTCCAAAAGATAAAGCAGAAGAAATTTATACTCAAACAAAAGCAAATGTAGAAAAAGATAAAGCCATGAGTTTTGAACAATGGGCTACTAATCATAAAGAGAAGATTGATTCTTTTTATAATTAA
- a CDS encoding Na+/H+ antiporter family protein → MNSVVIAVTVMVLLSLVRVNIVIALIIGAIVGGLTGGLGLNETIGAFNKGLGNGATIALSYAMLGTFAVAISKSGITDLLSNVIIKKVNSGASEMQFIYIKYVMLTLVLFAAISSQNLVPVHIAFIPILIPPLLHSMAQLQLDRRVVACVITFGLVATYMFLPIGFGGIFLNEILLKNLVDNGVNAMSGQLPVAMAIPVLGMFLGLLVAILFTYRKKRVYDVSKILEVESEKKEINGFYIVIALVSIITALGLQLYTNSIILGSLAGFIIFIIAGVIRANETQDFFTRGLKMMGMIGFIMIAANGFASVINSTGGVETLVSSVADIIGNNKSLAALLMLIVGLFITMGIGSSFSTIPIIATIYAPLCLQLDFSVMATITLIGTAAALGDAGSPASDSTLGPTSGLNVDGQHDHIWDSVVPTFIHYNIPLIIFGWFAAVYIF, encoded by the coding sequence ATGAATTCTGTAGTAATTGCAGTTACTGTAATGGTTTTACTTTCATTAGTGAGAGTAAACATTGTTATTGCTTTAATAATTGGAGCAATAGTTGGTGGTCTTACTGGTGGACTTGGTTTAAATGAAACAATAGGGGCTTTTAATAAAGGTCTTGGAAATGGTGCAACAATAGCATTGTCTTATGCAATGTTAGGAACATTTGCAGTTGCGATTTCAAAGTCTGGAATTACTGATTTATTATCAAATGTGATTATAAAAAAAGTTAATTCAGGTGCTTCTGAGATGCAATTTATTTATATTAAATATGTAATGTTAACATTAGTATTATTTGCAGCGATTTCTTCTCAAAACTTAGTTCCTGTGCATATTGCATTTATTCCTATTTTAATTCCACCATTATTACACTCAATGGCTCAATTACAATTAGATAGAAGAGTAGTGGCTTGTGTTATTACTTTTGGTTTAGTAGCAACATATATGTTCTTACCTATTGGTTTTGGTGGGATTTTCTTAAATGAAATCTTATTGAAAAACTTAGTTGACAATGGTGTTAATGCAATGTCAGGACAACTTCCAGTTGCAATGGCAATTCCTGTTTTAGGAATGTTTTTAGGTTTATTAGTAGCTATTTTATTTACATATAGAAAAAAAAGAGTTTATGATGTAAGTAAAATCCTTGAAGTAGAATCAGAAAAAAAAGAGATTAATGGTTTTTATATTGTAATCGCATTAGTTTCTATTATTACAGCACTTGGTTTACAGTTATATACTAACTCAATCATTTTAGGTTCATTAGCTGGATTTATCATCTTTATTATTGCAGGAGTAATCAGAGCTAATGAAACTCAAGATTTCTTTACTAGAGGTCTTAAAATGATGGGAATGATTGGTTTTATTATGATTGCGGCAAATGGATTTGCAAGTGTTATTAATAGTACTGGTGGAGTTGAAACATTAGTTTCTTCAGTTGCTGATATTATTGGTAATAATAAATCTTTAGCAGCATTACTTATGTTAATTGTTGGTTTGTTTATTACTATGGGAATTGGTTCTTCTTTCTCAACTATTCCAATTATTGCTACAATTTATGCACCATTATGTTTACAGTTAGATTTCTCTGTAATGGCAACAATTACTTTAATTGGTACTGCGGCTGCTCTTGGAGATGCGGGAAGTCCTGCTTCTGATTCAACACTTGGACCAACATCTGGTCTTAATGTAGATGGTCAACATGATCACATTTGGGATTCTGTTGTTCCTACATTTATTCACTACAATATTCCACTAATCATTTTTGGTTGGTTTGCAGCGGTTTATATTTTCTAG
- a CDS encoding TolC family protein: MRRIKNKLLTLSLAASFFAVGANALNLDEAVNIALEKNNDLQIQNFDYIESIQNVKANNANFLPKLDLAYGYNNRDKVNATQTKEDGTLSAKISYNLFNGFKDVATKKSSKYLSESSKYSLEALKQDTVLNTKNAYINYLDKVNAQETYESEYTLFEKQYTDAQNKYDQGLVARNDLLQVQVNMSSAKQNVVRAKADVKIAKLELSNILGGMNLKGETIEPLHEKNLNIKTYDENILDQRSEIQALKMSLESVRNQQKATKGSFYPKLDASFSHNRFYDDLGFDEVDSGIDNQNVANLSASWNLYNGGSDDNQIAIYKTRMSKLKTQLVKTSLDIKLQYENAKSDLEVANDNYETATLSLAQAKENYNIVSNRFNEGISSSTDLTDANFLLTSAKQRFSRAYFDKYLSIATLHRIVEAK, from the coding sequence ATGAGAAGAATAAAAAACAAATTATTAACTCTATCACTAGCGGCATCTTTCTTTGCCGTTGGTGCTAATGCTTTGAATTTAGATGAAGCTGTAAATATTGCATTAGAAAAGAATAATGACTTACAAATTCAAAACTTTGATTATATTGAGTCAATTCAAAATGTAAAAGCAAATAATGCTAATTTTTTACCTAAGTTAGATTTAGCTTACGGTTATAATAATAGAGATAAAGTTAATGCAACACAAACAAAAGAAGATGGTACTTTAAGTGCAAAAATTTCTTATAATTTATTTAATGGATTTAAAGATGTTGCAACAAAAAAATCATCAAAATATTTATCTGAATCATCAAAGTATTCTTTAGAAGCTTTAAAACAAGATACAGTATTAAATACAAAAAATGCATATATTAACTATCTTGATAAAGTTAATGCGCAAGAAACTTATGAGAGTGAATATACATTATTTGAGAAACAATATACAGATGCTCAAAATAAATATGATCAAGGTTTAGTAGCTAGAAATGATTTATTACAAGTTCAAGTAAATATGTCTAGTGCAAAACAAAATGTTGTAAGAGCTAAAGCAGATGTTAAAATTGCTAAATTAGAGTTATCTAATATTTTAGGTGGTATGAATTTAAAGGGTGAAACTATTGAACCTTTACATGAAAAAAACCTAAATATTAAAACTTATGATGAAAATATTTTAGATCAAAGAAGTGAAATCCAAGCTTTAAAAATGAGTTTAGAATCAGTACGAAATCAACAAAAAGCAACTAAGGGATCTTTTTACCCTAAGTTAGATGCTTCTTTTTCTCATAATAGATTTTATGATGATTTAGGGTTTGATGAGGTAGATTCTGGAATTGATAATCAAAATGTTGCAAATTTAAGTGCATCATGGAATTTATATAATGGTGGAAGTGATGATAATCAAATTGCCATTTATAAAACAAGAATGTCTAAACTAAAAACACAATTAGTAAAAACATCACTTGATATTAAATTACAGTATGAAAATGCTAAATCAGATTTAGAAGTTGCAAATGATAATTACGAAACAGCTACATTATCATTAGCACAAGCAAAAGAAAATTATAATATAGTTAGCAATAGATTTAATGAAGGTATCTCAAGTAGTACTGATTTAACTGATGCAAACTTCTTATTAACATCAGCAAAACAAAGATTTAGTAGAGCATATTTTGATAAGTATTTATCAATTGCAACATTACATAGAATTGTAGAGGCAAAATAA
- a CDS encoding secondary thiamine-phosphate synthase enzyme YjbQ, whose product MKIEQKEFNLKSKSRGFHLITNEILSNLKELSSFKVGTLNLFIKHTSASLTINENCDSSVRDDMERFVNDVISNKAYFEHTYEGDDDMPAHLKSSIFGSNITIPITNGKLNLGTWQGIYLGEHRDYGGSRKIVATIMGL is encoded by the coding sequence ATGAAAATAGAACAAAAAGAGTTTAATCTCAAATCAAAAAGTAGGGGATTTCATTTGATTACAAATGAAATACTATCAAATTTAAAAGAATTATCTAGTTTTAAAGTAGGTACTTTAAATTTATTTATAAAACATACAAGTGCAAGTCTTACAATAAATGAAAATTGCGATTCCTCAGTAAGAGATGATATGGAAAGATTTGTAAATGATGTGATTTCAAACAAAGCATACTTTGAACATACCTATGAAGGTGATGACGATATGCCAGCCCACCTAAAATCTTCAATCTTTGGCTCTAATATTACTATACCTATTACAAATGGAAAACTAAACCTTGGAACTTGGCAAGGTATATATTTAGGTGAGCATAGAGATTATGGTGGTAGTAGAAAAATTGTTGCTACTATTATGGGTTTGTAG
- a CDS encoding AraC family transcriptional regulator produces MDKFIYKNKLDITVLSAKMSKFSYKKHSHEEYTLGVTLKGIQQYNLEGTSLASHKNGVMLFNPEQVHDGNAANYKDGLDYVMLYIKPQLFLEALEKKDIVTFNKPIVYEEKLKNDILNLSYSILNNKDLALCNELYLNLMNNFTSKDFSLEYTNETVFIKKAKEIIYYNLGEVLDIDEISKELNISKFQFIRTFKANTGITPYQYFLNCKIIHAKKHLDITKDLYGTVVEFAFTDLSHLNRHFKRVYGITAFEYITNLK; encoded by the coding sequence ATGGATAAATTTATATATAAAAACAAATTAGATATTACAGTCCTATCTGCAAAAATGAGTAAATTCTCTTATAAAAAACACTCCCATGAAGAGTACACTTTAGGTGTAACACTAAAAGGCATTCAACAATATAACCTAGAAGGAACTTCACTAGCATCTCATAAGAATGGTGTAATGCTTTTTAATCCAGAACAAGTACACGATGGTAATGCAGCAAACTATAAAGATGGTTTAGATTATGTTATGCTATATATTAAACCTCAACTATTTTTAGAAGCACTTGAGAAAAAAGATATTGTTACTTTTAATAAACCAATTGTTTATGAAGAGAAATTAAAAAATGATATTCTAAACCTCTCTTACTCAATATTAAATAATAAAGATTTAGCTTTATGCAATGAATTGTATTTAAACCTAATGAATAATTTTACTTCAAAAGACTTTTCACTAGAGTATACAAATGAAACTGTATTTATAAAAAAAGCAAAAGAGATTATTTATTATAACCTTGGAGAAGTTTTAGATATTGATGAAATATCTAAAGAATTAAATATATCAAAATTTCAATTTATTAGAACATTTAAGGCTAATACTGGAATAACTCCTTATCAATATTTTTTGAATTGCAAAATTATTCATGCAAAAAAACATCTAGATATTACAAAAGATTTATATGGAACAGTAGTTGAGTTTGCATTTACTGACCTTTCACATTTAAATAGGCATTTTAAAAGAGTTTATGGAATTACAGCATTTGAGTATATAACAAATTTAAAATAA
- a CDS encoding SufE family protein — MSIETKVEQIKEDLDFFEDELSKYEYIIDLGKKLKPLDETHQIPANLVHGCTSQVWLIVENKDGNLYFNGTSDAIIVKGLVFMILEIFSGATIEELKEVDMDIVHELKLAEVITPNRQSGVIGMIKKIKEYALKA, encoded by the coding sequence ATGAGCATAGAAACTAAAGTAGAACAAATAAAAGAAGATTTAGACTTTTTCGAAGATGAATTATCAAAATATGAATATATTATTGATCTAGGTAAAAAGTTAAAACCCTTAGATGAAACACATCAAATTCCAGCAAATTTAGTACATGGATGTACTTCTCAAGTTTGGCTAATTGTAGAAAATAAAGATGGTAATTTATATTTCAATGGAACATCTGATGCAATTATTGTAAAAGGTCTAGTTTTTATGATTTTAGAAATATTCTCAGGTGCAACAATTGAAGAGTTAAAAGAAGTTGATATGGATATAGTTCATGAACTTAAATTAGCAGAAGTGATTACTCCAAATAGACAAAGTGGAGTAATTGGAATGATTAAAAAAATAAAAGAGTATGCATTAAAAGCATAA
- a CDS encoding metal-sulfur cluster assembly factor, with amino-acid sequence MEQEKIEEIKEKVIENLKNVFDPEIPVNIYDLGLIYEIGLEEKKNYLYCNIIMTLTSPACPVAEALVEQAKYVTLAVDEIDECYVSLTFTPPWSKDKMSDDALELMAASGAVI; translated from the coding sequence ATGGAGCAAGAAAAAATTGAAGAAATAAAAGAAAAAGTAATTGAAAATCTAAAAAATGTGTTTGATCCAGAAATACCAGTAAACATTTATGATTTAGGATTAATATACGAAATTGGTTTAGAAGAGAAAAAGAATTACTTATATTGTAATATTATTATGACACTAACAAGTCCAGCTTGTCCAGTTGCAGAAGCCTTGGTTGAACAAGCAAAATATGTAACTTTAGCAGTAGATGAAATAGATGAATGTTATGTAAGTTTAACTTTTACACCACCATGGTCAAAAGATAAAATGAGTGATGATGCACTAGAACTAATGGCAGCATCGGGGGCTGTAATATAA
- a CDS encoding EAL domain-containing protein, with product MKDNNLNEIQVDEVPISLEQFTKLSDIQQNILSMVYSHNKTDVILDKICSLAETLLPNSVSSIMLKDPTTQLISVRSAPSVPKAGHTALANLKPGPHGGSCGNAVFRNEAQYVLNTFEDPRWDELRQVAIDFNICSCWSMPIRDIKGNAIGSFALSSFEHRAPTNFHKTLLDTAATIVSIVLKNQINERKVELFSDIVRNAAEGIIITDKNNRIIEINKTFEDIYGYSESELMGYSPKMLSSEQHNKNFFTQMWTQLETQSHWSGEITNKKKDGSIITQWMSIRVIYDENKNIQNYISIFTDLTQLINAQKKLEYMLYHDSLTKLFNKTYLEKITLNNDYNSIILLNVDNFSYLNTVYGFENGDELLINIANTLRIIGDTNNIFKFNSDEFALLYNEKIDLDKKIQELQSYFNSNSIEIANTQVNISFSYGATYDKSNILKNSASALKIAKENGKNRYYIFDSQKDTLDQSNRESFILATNLIKNAIEEDNIVPFFQGIYDNKKEKITKYESLVRIINKDEIISPFYFLDAARLSGFLPQITKIMIDKTLKVMTECKEEFSINITEDDLSQNYLYSYFIEKINKYKIEAKRITLEILEGVSSSGKKNHIKQLDKLKSLGLKIAIDDFGTEYSNFERILDLDVDIIKIDAKYIKDIDTNKRSYEITKALVYFAKNVNILCTAEFVHNEKVQKIVNELGIDFSQGYYFSEPKRELIN from the coding sequence ATGAAAGACAATAATTTAAATGAAATTCAAGTAGATGAAGTTCCAATATCATTAGAACAATTCACAAAATTATCAGATATTCAACAAAATATTTTATCTATGGTTTACTCTCATAATAAAACAGATGTAATCTTAGATAAAATCTGCTCCCTTGCAGAAACATTACTCCCTAACTCTGTATCATCTATAATGTTAAAAGATCCAACTACACAACTAATAAGTGTTCGATCAGCACCATCAGTACCAAAAGCTGGGCATACAGCATTAGCAAATTTAAAACCAGGACCACATGGTGGTTCATGTGGAAATGCAGTTTTTAGAAATGAAGCTCAATATGTATTAAATACTTTTGAAGATCCTAGATGGGATGAGCTTAGACAAGTTGCAATAGATTTTAATATTTGTTCTTGTTGGTCTATGCCAATTCGAGATATAAAAGGTAATGCAATTGGTTCTTTTGCTTTATCTTCTTTTGAACACAGAGCTCCAACAAATTTTCATAAAACACTTTTAGATACTGCTGCGACAATTGTAAGCATTGTATTAAAAAACCAAATTAATGAAAGAAAAGTTGAATTATTCTCAGATATTGTAAGAAATGCTGCAGAAGGTATTATTATTACAGATAAGAATAATAGAATTATAGAAATCAATAAAACATTTGAAGATATTTACGGATATTCTGAATCTGAATTAATGGGCTATAGTCCAAAAATGTTATCATCAGAACAGCATAACAAAAACTTTTTTACTCAAATGTGGACACAACTAGAAACACAATCACATTGGAGTGGAGAGATAACGAATAAGAAAAAAGATGGTTCTATAATAACTCAATGGATGAGTATTAGAGTTATATATGATGAAAATAAAAATATTCAAAATTACATATCTATATTTACGGATTTAACCCAATTAATTAATGCGCAAAAAAAACTTGAGTATATGTTATATCATGATTCATTAACAAAATTATTTAATAAAACATATCTAGAAAAAATTACTTTAAATAATGATTATAATTCTATTATCTTATTAAATGTAGATAATTTCTCTTATTTAAATACTGTTTATGGATTTGAAAATGGAGATGAACTTTTAATTAATATTGCTAATACATTAAGAATAATTGGAGATACTAATAATATCTTCAAATTTAATAGTGATGAATTTGCATTACTTTATAATGAAAAAATTGATCTTGATAAAAAGATTCAAGAACTTCAATCATATTTTAATAGTAATTCAATTGAGATTGCAAATACACAAGTGAATATATCATTCTCTTATGGTGCAACTTACGATAAAAGTAATATTCTTAAAAATAGTGCTTCAGCGCTAAAAATTGCAAAAGAAAATGGTAAAAATAGATACTATATTTTTGATTCACAAAAAGATACTTTGGATCAATCAAATAGAGAATCCTTTATCTTAGCAACTAACTTAATAAAAAATGCTATTGAAGAGGATAATATAGTTCCCTTCTTCCAAGGAATTTATGATAATAAAAAAGAGAAAATCACTAAATATGAATCTTTAGTTCGAATAATAAACAAAGATGAAATAATTAGTCCTTTTTACTTTTTAGATGCTGCTAGATTATCTGGATTTTTACCCCAAATAACAAAAATAATGATAGACAAGACTCTAAAAGTTATGACAGAGTGTAAAGAAGAGTTTTCAATAAATATTACAGAAGATGACTTAAGCCAAAACTACTTGTACTCATACTTTATAGAAAAAATAAATAAATATAAAATAGAAGCAAAAAGAATAACTCTAGAAATTCTTGAGGGAGTAAGTTCAAGCGGTAAAAAAAACCATATCAAACAATTAGATAAACTCAAATCTTTAGGTTTAAAAATTGCTATTGATGATTTTGGAACAGAATACTCTAACTTTGAGAGAATACTAGATTTAGATGTTGATATTATTAAAATTGATGCTAAATATATAAAAGATATTGATACAAATAAAAGAAGTTATGAAATCACTAAAGCACTAGTATATTTTGCTAAGAATGTAAATATTTTATGTACTGCTGAATTTGTACATAATGAAAAGGTTCAAAAGATAGTAAATGAACTGGGTATAGATTTTTCTCAAGGTTACTATTTTAGTGAACCTAAAAGAGAATTAATAAACTAG
- a CDS encoding aminotransferase class V-fold PLP-dependent enzyme — MFKKDFPYFKNSEIAYLDNGATTQKPQCVIDAQVEYYEKYCANTHRSNFGDANKATTNYEGARKILKEFINASGNEEIIFTKGVSESINFIASSFVSKYETVIISSLEHHSNIVPWHMQGRTIGKGLEVVKCDENLSFDFDHFEKLLSQNKNAFVSVTHISNAFGKIHDIKEITRLAHKYGAVVMIDGAQSLAHMKVDVQDLDVDFFAISAHKTFGPTGVGAIYVKKEHLADLLPYQTGGATIHEVDYHGSTLLDSPYMFEAGTQNIAGVIGFAQALEYIKHVGYENIETIEKDVYTYLDKRLREIPDIELYNDIEDSVGSRSFNIKGLIHDDVGILVDKMKIALRVGHHCAQPIMKQLGIKGTIRVSLAFYNNYTDIDKLILALKKAISMLKD; from the coding sequence ATGTTTAAAAAGGATTTCCCTTATTTTAAGAATTCTGAAATTGCATATTTAGATAATGGAGCTACAACTCAAAAACCACAATGTGTGATTGATGCACAAGTTGAATATTATGAAAAATATTGTGCAAATACACATAGAAGTAATTTTGGAGATGCTAATAAAGCAACAACAAATTATGAAGGTGCAAGAAAAATATTAAAAGAGTTTATTAATGCTTCAGGAAATGAAGAAATTATATTCACTAAAGGTGTAAGTGAGTCAATAAATTTTATAGCATCTTCTTTTGTAAGTAAATATGAAACTGTAATTATTTCTTCTTTAGAGCATCACTCTAATATCGTTCCTTGGCATATGCAAGGCAGAACAATTGGAAAAGGATTAGAGGTTGTAAAGTGTGATGAAAATCTTTCTTTTGATTTTGATCACTTTGAAAAACTCCTAAGTCAAAATAAAAATGCTTTTGTTTCAGTTACTCATATTTCTAATGCCTTTGGAAAAATACATGATATAAAAGAAATAACAAGATTAGCACATAAATATGGCGCTGTTGTTATGATAGACGGAGCTCAAAGTTTAGCCCATATGAAAGTAGATGTTCAAGATTTAGATGTTGATTTCTTTGCAATATCAGCACATAAAACTTTTGGACCAACAGGAGTTGGTGCAATATATGTAAAAAAAGAACATTTAGCTGATTTATTACCATACCAAACAGGTGGAGCTACAATTCATGAAGTTGATTATCACGGTTCAACTCTATTAGATTCACCATATATGTTTGAAGCTGGAACTCAAAATATTGCAGGAGTAATTGGTTTTGCTCAAGCCTTAGAGTATATAAAACATGTTGGATATGAAAATATTGAGACAATAGAAAAAGATGTTTATACATATTTAGATAAAAGATTAAGAGAAATACCAGATATTGAACTTTATAATGACATAGAAGATTCAGTAGGTAGCAGAAGTTTTAATATAAAAGGTTTAATCCATGATGATGTTGGAATCTTAGTTGACAAAATGAAAATAGCTCTTAGAGTTGGACATCATTGTGCCCAACCTATTATGAAACAACTAGGAATAAAAGGTACGATTAGAGTATCTCTTGCTTTTTATAATAACTACACTGATATTGATAAATTAATTCTTGCATTAAAAAAAGCAATAAGTATGTTAAAAGATTAG
- a CDS encoding LysE family translocator, whose protein sequence is MNITSFLIYCIIITFSPGPTHIVTLSTVQNYGIKKAISFCYGASIAFSIILVLSVVLNSILASFIPKAIFIMQIIGTAYILYLAYQIYNMDTISEERKDFSSFKTGFIMQFINPKVILFCITIFPSFIMPYYSTFYELTIFIVIVSSIGSLSFFFWVMFGSLLKSFLVKYQKYTNILLSLFLVYCAIMISGITDFLG, encoded by the coding sequence ATGAATATAACATCTTTTTTAATCTACTGTATTATTATAACTTTCTCACCAGGTCCTACTCATATTGTTACATTATCAACAGTTCAAAACTATGGTATAAAAAAAGCAATTAGCTTTTGTTATGGGGCATCTATTGCATTTTCTATTATATTAGTATTATCTGTTGTACTAAACTCTATATTAGCATCATTCATACCAAAAGCTATTTTTATAATGCAAATTATTGGAACTGCTTATATTCTATATTTAGCATATCAAATTTATAACATGGATACTATTTCAGAAGAAAGAAAAGATTTTAGCTCTTTTAAAACTGGATTTATTATGCAATTTATAAATCCAAAAGTGATTTTATTTTGTATTACTATTTTTCCAAGTTTTATAATGCCTTACTATAGCACTTTTTATGAATTAACAATATTTATAGTAATTGTTTCAAGTATTGGATCATTATCATTCTTTTTTTGGGTAATGTTTGGAAGTTTATTAAAATCATTTTTAGTAAAATACCAAAAATATACAAATATTTTGTTGTCTTTATTTCTAGTATATTGTGCTATTATGATATCAGGTATTACGGATTTTCTAGGGTAA